Part of the Dehalococcoidia bacterium genome, AGAAGGGCATGGTGGAGGTGGCAGAGGGTGTCTTCGCCTACCTCTCCGGCAGCGGGGCCACGGGCCTCGCCAATGCTGGCCTGGTGGTGGGCGATGGCGAGGCGCTGGCCATCGACTCCCTCATGGTGCCATCCCTGAGCCGTGCCTTCCGGCGGGCCATCCGCCGCCTCACCGACGCGCCCGTGCGCTACCTGGTCAACACCCACCACCACATCGACCATATCGGCGGCAACCAGTTCTTCCGCCAGGCGGCCATCGTCGCCCATAAGAACTGTCGGGAGGAGGCGCTGGCGGCAGGCATCCCCGTGGAGGCGCTGGCCCAGCGTATGCCCCGCTTTGCCTCGGGCTTCCGCCAGCTGCAGCTCACACCCCCTCAGCTCATCTATGAGAACCGCCTGGTGCTGCACCTGGGCGGGCGGGAGGTGCACCTCCTACACTTCGGGCCCGGCCACACTCGAGGCGATACCCTGGTATACCTCCCCAGGGAGAGGGTGCTCTTTGCCGGAGATATCGTCTTTCGCTATGTGACCCCCGGCCCCTTCGATGCCCACGTGACGGGCTGGATACGCGTGCTGGATCGTGCGCGACAGCTGGACGTGCAGACGGTGGTGCCCGGTCACGGCCCCCTGGGCGACCGTAAGGCCCTGGACGAGATGCGGCAGTACCTGGCTATCGTGCGGCGGGAGGCGCGCAAGTCCTTTCAGGAGGGGCTGCCGGCAGAGGAGGCAGCCCGTCGCCTGCGCCTCGGGGGTTACTACGCCGCCTGGGCCGTGCCGGAGCGGCTGCCGGTCCTGGTGCGCCGCCTCTATATGGAGCTGAGGGGAGAGCTGTAGATGGGCGGACTGCCCTTCACCGCGGAGGAGCTCAGGGCCAGGCTGGACCGCGCCTTCAACCCCCGGGCGGTAGCGGTGGTGGGCGATAAAAGGGCCAACGGCTTCCTGTGGCTCACATCCATGCGCACCTTCCAGGGACCCCTCTACTCGGTGCAGATCGACCCGCAAGAAGCGGCAGCCATCACCGCCATGGGCATCCCCAACTACTCCAGCCTCAGGGAAGTGCCGGGGCCGGTAGACTACGTGGTCTGCGCGGTGCCGCGGCAGGTGGCTCCCCGCATCGTGGCCGACTGCGCCGAGACCGGCGTCACGGCGGTGGCCCTCTTCACCTCCGGCTTCGCCGAGACGGAGCAGGAAGAGGGCATCAGGCTGCAGTGGGAGATAGGCGAGATCGCCCGTCGGGCTGGCCTGCTGCTCATAGGCCCCAACTGTATGGGCATCTACAACCCCAGGCTGGGGGTGCGCCACAGCGCCGAGCAGGAGGTCTACGGGGACGGGCGCGTAGCCTTCATCTCCCAGAGCGGGACCCACTGCATCAACTTTTCGCTGGTGGGCTACCTGCACGGAGTCCGCTGCTCCAAGACCGTCAGCGTCGGCAACTGCGAGGTGCTGGACATCGCCGACTACCTGGACTACTTCCTGCACGACCCCGAGACCGAGGTCATCGCCATGTATGTGGAGGGGCCACGGGACGGGCGGCGGTTCTTCCAGGTATTGAAGGAGGCGGCACGGCGCAAGCCCGTGGTGGTCTGGAAAGGGGGCGTCACCGACCCGGGCGCGAGGGCCGTCTACTCCCACACCGCCTCTCTGGCCACAGCTCCCCAGGTCTGGCGGGCGGCCATGCGCCAGGCGGGGGCCATCGAGGCCGAGACTCTGGAGGAGACCATCGACGTGGTCAAGGCCCTGCTCTACACCCGGCCCGTGACCGGGCGCCGCATGGGCCTCATCGCCATGACGGGAGGCCAGTCAGTGGTCATCACCGACGCCTTCGCTCGCGAAGGGCTGGAGGTGCCGCTGCTGACGCCCAGCTCCTATCAGCGCCTGGCCTCCTTCTTCAACGTCATCGGCGGCAGCTACCGAAACCCGCTGGACGCTGGCGGGACGGTGGCCATGGGCTTCGCCGTGGACAACGTGCGCCGGTTGCTGGAGGTCCTGGATGCCGACGAGAACGTGGACGCCATCGCCTTCGAGGTGGGGACGGGCTTTCTGGTCCGCCGCATTCGCCACGACCCCTCCCTGCTGGACTCGCTGGCCGAGGCCCTGGCGGCCTTCAAGGAGTCCTCGCCCAAGGCTTTGGTGACGGTGGTGCACCCGGGCCATGCCGAGGAGGTGAGCGCACAGATCCGTGCCCGCTTCCTCGAGCGGGGCCTGCCCGTCTTCGCCACCTTCGGGCAGGCGGCCCGTGCCCTGCGGCGGGCCATCGATTACTGGCGTTTCCGCCAGGAACAAGGGGCGTAATCGGCCTCCCCTGGTGGCCCCGCTGGCCCTCGGCCCGAACCTATCCGCCGTATACTATGGGCTGGCCTCCGTCCGACGAGGCTCCTGCATGTCAGCCGACGAGCAGCGCTGGCCCCTGAAGGTCTTCGACGCCTCCGGCCGCGAGTGCGTCGGTGGCGTCCTGCTGGTCGAGCGCTGGCGGGACGAGCTAGGGCGCCCCAGCGATAACGAGGATTTCCGCATAGTCGTGCTGGCCACACCGGCCGAAGACGTCCGCCCCGAGGGATCGATCGTCGTTTGCCCGCTAGAGACGACTGCGGAGGCCAGCCCTCTGGCCGAGGTGCTGAACGAGTCCATGGTGGGCCAGGTGCGTCGCGTCCTGGCCGAGGCACGAGTGCGCCGCGCCCTCGCTCCCGTGCTGGAGGCCCTGCAGCAGGGCCGCGCACCAGGTCAGGAGGAGATGGACAGGGCCCTCGCCCGCGTTCGGCAGGTCTTGGAGCGTTCCTGCCGCGCCCTCGGGAGCGGCCAGCGCTAAGCGATGGCGGCCGAAAAGTGGGTGGTAGTGGGCCTGGGCAATCCCGGCCCCGAGTATGCCGAGACCAGACACAACGCCGGCTCCCGCTGCCTGGCCCGTTTGGCCCGCCGCCACGGCATCGAGCTGCGGCCCCATCGCCTCTATTCCCTGGGGCGGGGCAGCATAGGCGGGGCGGAAGTGGTGCTGGCTCGCAGTCGCGTCTTCATGAACGAAAGCGGCCGGGCCGTGGCCTTCCTGTTGCGTCAGGAACGACTACCTACTACACGCCTGCTGGTGGTGTGCGACGACCTGGACCTGCCCCTGGGCAAGCTGCGCCTGCGCCCCCGCGGGGGGCACGGCGGCCACAATGGCCTGCGTTCGGTCATCGACCACCTGGGCACCGACGACTTCCCCCGTCTGCGCATCGGCATCGGTCGGCCCGTGCGGGACGGGCACCCCGTCACCGACCCCGACCTGGTGGCCCGATACGTCCTGTCGGTGCCTACAGCTGAGGAGCGCCCCCTCCTGGAGCAGGCGCTGGAGACGGCCTGCGACGCCATCGAGGTCGTCCTGGCGGAGGGGCTGGAGGCGGCCATGAACCGCTATAACCCCTAGCCCGACCCCTGCTAGAATCATGAGTGGAGGGGCCCCGTGAGGCACGGGGCCCCTTGTGGCGTTGGCATGGACCTCAGGACGCTCCTGGACGTGGTGGTATCGGCCCCCTCCCTGCAAAGGGCGGCGGCCCTGGCCTCCTCGCACCGCATCCACCTGACTCTGGGCGTCCCCGATGCCGCCAAGGCAGCCACGGCGGCGGCCCTCTTCCGGGCTACCGGCCGTAGCCTCCTGCTGGTGGTGCCCAGGCCCGAGCAGGCGGAGGCGCTGGCCGAAGAGCTGGCCGCCTGGCTGGGTGAGGGGGAACCGATGCTCCTTTTCCCCGATCGGGAAGCCCTCCCTTACGAGCGCCTGGCACCTGACCTGGAGGCGGTGGCGGGGCGGCTGCGCGTACTGGCACGATTGCGCCACGGTGGGCCAGCCCTGGTGGTGGCCTCGGCGCGGGCACTGGCCCAGCGCACCATCACCCCGCAGGAGCTGGCCGCTGCGTCTCCCGTTCTGCGCCCGGGAGACCTTCTGGAGCCGGAGCATTTCCTGCGTTCGCTCCTGGCCTGGGGCTACTCTCTGGAGCCGGTAGTGGAGAGGCCCGGGCAGGCAGCCCGCCGCGGCGGCATAGTGGACGTCTTCCCGCCTACCGAGCAACTGCCGCTGCGCATCGAGCTGTGGGGCAACCGCATCGAGAGCCTGCGCCGCTTCGACCCAGAGACGCAGCGCTCCCTGGGAGCCGTCCCGGAGGCGGAGCTGGGACCGGCCCGGGAAGCGCTGTTCGCTCGTCCCTGGCCGTCCTGGGCCGATGAGCTGGACTTCTCTCCTTTACCTCCCGAAGGTCAGCAGCGGTTCCGCCGCGAGCTGGAAGAACTGGCCCAGTCCCAGGCCAGCCAAGACGACCATTTCTGGGTTCCGTTCTTCGCCCGCGGCACCTTGCTGGAACACCTTCCGGCCGACGCCCTGCTGGTGGTCGATGAGCGCCCCGAGCTGATGGCCTTCCTGCGGGAACTGGAGGGGCAGTCCCTGGCGGCCCGCTCGGAGATGGAGGAGCGAGGCGAATTGCCTCGCGGCCTGCCCCTTCCCCACCAGCCCGCTGCCGAGGTGCTCTCGGCCCTTGAGGGGGCGGACAGACTCCTGTGGCTGTCGCGTTGGGCCAGCGGCGACGAGGGGGAGGCCGCCCTGCGCCTGCCCTTCGCCCCCGCCCAGGGCTTCGGTGGCCAGCTGCGACGCCTCCTCACCGAGGCCATGCGCGAGTCGCGCCGGGGCATGCGAGTCGTCATCGTCTCCCAGCAAGCTCCCAGGCTGTCGGAGCTGCTGGCGGAGCAGGGGCAGCCCGAGGGTGTGGAGGTGGTCCACGGCTCCCTTTCGGGCGGGTGGCGCCTGGAGGAAGGCGATGCACGCCTGCTGCTCCTGAGCGACCGAGAGGTCTTCGGCACCAGCAAGGAGCGGCGTCCCCAGCCGCGCCGCTACCTCACGGCCCAGGTCTTCCTTTCCGAACTCTCCCCTGGCGACTACGTCGTGCACACGGACCACGGCATCGGCCGCTTCCGGGGGCTGGTGCGTTCCAGCCTGGACGGGGTCGAGCGTGAGTACCTCGAGCTTGAGTATGCCGAGGGCGACCGGCTGCTGGTGCCCGTGGACCAGATGGACCGGGTGGCCCGCTATCTGGGCCCTAGCGACCACGAGCCACGCCTCACCCGCCTCGGCTCCGGCGAATGGCAGAAGACCAAGCAGCGGGTGCGCCAGGCCGTGGCCGACCTGGCCCGGGAGCTGGTGACCATCTACGCGGCGCGGGAGGTATTCCCGGGCCACCCCTTCCCGCCCGACACCCCCTGGCAGCTGGAGCTGGAGGCCTCCTTTCCTTATCTGGAGACGCCTGACCAGTTGGCCGCCATCGCCGAGGTCAAACGGGACATGGAGTCGCCCAGGCCCATGGACCGTCTCATCTGCGGCGACGTGGGCTATGGCAAGACGGAGATCGCCCTGCGGGCCGCCTTCAAGGCGGCCATGGACGGCAAACAGGTGGCGGTGCTGGTGCCCACCACCGTCCTGGCCCAACAGCACTACGAGACTTTCCGCCGACGCCTGGCGCCCTTCCCGGTGCGGGTAGGCCTTCTCTCCCGCTTCCTGTCGGAACGGGAACAGAGGGAGGTGGTGAAGGCCCTGGCCGAAGGCAGCCTGGACATCGTCATCGGCACCCATCGCCTGCTGCAGCGGGACGTGCGCTTCAAGGACCTGGGGCTGGTGATCATCGATGAGGAGCAGCGCTTCGGCGTGGCCCACAAGGAGCACCTGAAGAAACTGCGACGGGAGGTGGACGTCCTCACCCTCTCGGCCACCCCTATCCCCCGCACCCTTTACATGGCATTGGGAGGCGTGCGGGACATGTCCCTGCTGGAGACGCCCCCCGAGTCGCGGCTCCCCATCAAGACCTACGTTGCCCAATACGATGGACGGCTGGTGAGGGAGGCCATCCGCCGCGAGCTGGCGCGGGGAGGGCAGGTCTTCTACGTCCACAACCGAGTGCACAGCATCGGCGAGGCGGCGCGGCGGGTGCAGGAGCTGGTGCCCGAGGCGCGCATCGCCATCGCCCACGGCCAGATGGACGAGGAAGAGCTGGCCCTGGTGATGGAGGAGTTCGTGGGCGGCCGCATCGATGTCCTGGTCTGCACCACCATCATCGAGTCGGGACTGGACATCCCCAACGTCAACACCATCGTCATCGAGGACGCCGACCGGCTGGGGCTGGCCCAGCTCTACCAGCTGCGGGGGAGGGTCGGACGCGGTGCTCACCGCGCCTACGCCTATCTGCTCTACGACCCCAGGGGGCAGCTGTCGGAGACAGCCAAGCGTCGGCTTCAGGCCATATTCGAGGCCACCGAGCTGGGAGCCGGCTTCCAGATAGCGCTGCGCGACCTGGAGATACGGGGGGCTGGCAACTTGCTGGGGCCGGAGCAGAGCGGCCACATGGCCGCAGTGGGGCTAGACCTCTACTCTCGTCTGCTGGCCGAGGCGGCCCGTCGCCTGCGGGCTGCCATGCGGGGGGAGGTGCCGCCCCCGGCCAAGGAAGGGCCGGAGGTCATCGTCGACCTGCCCATCAGCGGCTACCTGCCTGAAAGCTATGTGCCCGATCTGAACCAGCGCCTCGCCCTCTACCAGCGGCTGGCCGAGGCCCCCTCCCCCGAGGCGGTGGACGACATCGCCCAGGAGATGCGCGACCGCTTCGGCCCCCTGCCACCACCGGCCGAGGGCCTGCTAGAGGTGGCCCGCCTGCGCTCCCTGGTCCGTCGGGCAGGGGTGCGCTCCCTGGCCGTGGAGGGAGGGACGCTGGTGATGCGCATGGCCGAAGGACGGAGGCTGCCTCCCTCGGCGCTGCCCCAGCCCCTGCCGCGGGGAGTAGAGGCGGGCCCCACCTCCCTTCGCCTCGACCCTGTGGTGCTGGGAGACGCCTGGCGCAAGCTGTTGCGAGAGGTCCTGGAGGGCATTAGCAGGGCTGTGGAGGCGAATGGGGAAAAGATGGGGAAATAGTCTAACGTTTCCCCTATTGTTCTCCGTTGGAGCTTAAACTTTCTGGGTTGACACGCTCGGGGCCCTCCCTTAACATGGGCCATCGTGAAGGCCGTCACGGAGGCCCCCTATAGGGGAGGGAGGGGCGGTGGCGGTAGCAAGGAGGGGCACAACGAGCATCGGGCGCGGGTCCTCCTCCTGGCCGGCGCCTACGGCCTGGGGCTACTGGCCTATCTGACCATCGAGCCCACCCAGGTCTGGCTCCTTCTGCTTCTCGCCCTGATGGCAGCCCTGGGAACGGACGGCATAGTCCGCGCCCACCCCCACACCCCATTCCGTCGCCTGGATGACACCGCCCTCCACCTTTTCCTGCCGGTGACCTACGCCCTCGGCTCGGCCATTTTCCTGGAGAGCGTGGTCGGAGGCTACTGGTCGGTGCCGGCAGCCCTGGCCATGTCCTTGCCTTTCGCCCTGCTGGTCCATGCCGAATACGTCAGCGCCGACCAGTCCGACGAGGGCTATCACACCGCCCGCGTCCTGCTCAACATGGCCACCTATCTGACCGCTTTCCTCTTCTTCGCCACCCTGTACCGGGAGGACCTGGACCTGCACCTGCTGGTGCGCACGGTGGCAGTGGGGGTGGTTTCGCTACTGTTGGCGGTGGACGTACTGCGGGAGGAGGCCCTGGAGGCACCCCGCACCCTGCTCTACGCCTTCGTGGTGGGCGCGCTGGTGGCCCAGGTGGCCTGGGGTGCCCACTTCCTGCCCCTGGAGAGCAATGCCGCCGCCGTCTTCCTGCTGCTGGCTTTTTACCTGGTGACAGGACTCTTGCATCAATACCTGGGTGAGCGGCTGGACCTGCGCACCGCCACCGAGTTCGGCGGCATCGCCTCCCTGGGGATGGCGGCGGTGGTGGTGGCCCACCGCCTGGTCTGACCCTCCAATCGTCCCTTAATCTCCCGGCCCCTAGAATGCAATGGCCTCCCGAACTCTCCGGAGAGGATGCCTTGCGCGTCTACTGGTGGTTGCTGGTGCTGGCAGCCCTCGGGGCTGCGGCCTGCGGTCGCGGGGCTGACATCCTCCTCTTCTCTCCCCTTCAGGAGGGGCCACAGGAGGCCAGCCCCACCCCTGGCGTAGAGCAGGCGCCCGTCCCATCCCAGCGCCTGCAGGAGCTGTCGCAGCAGGTACAGGCGCTGCTGGCCGATTACCCTGGACAGGTGTCCTTCGTGGCCTTGGATGCCGCCAGCGGTCAGGGGATCGCCATCAACTGGGACGAGCCGTTCATCGCCGCCAGCGTGATCAAGGTCTTCACCATGCTGACGGTGCTGCGAGACGTGGAGGAGGGCCTCTACTCCCTGGACGATGTGTGGGAAGACCTGCACCTGCTCATGGGCTACAGCGACAACGAGGCTAACGCCCGCCTCACCAACCTGGTGGGGCTGGCCCACATCAACGAGCTGATGCGCTCTCTGGGCCTCGAGAACAGCTCCTACAACCTCTGGCCAGGGGTGCCCGAGACCTATGGAGATGCCACCGAGAACTACGTCACCGCCCACGATCTGGCCCGCGCCCTACTGGCCCTCTACCGTGGCGATGTGTTTCGCGACGAGCGAACGAGAGATTTAGCCCTTTCCCTAATGAGCCCTCTCCTGGAGGTCGACCAGCTCATCCTGGTACGTTACCTGCCGGAGGGCGTGAGGGTGGCCCACAAGACAGGCGTCATACCTCCCGACGACCACTATCCCAGCGTCCTGCACGATGTGGGCATCGTATTCCCGCCCCAGGGGGAACCTTACGTAGTGGTCTTCCTGTCGCAGGGGAACGCCGACCATACTGCCGCCTACGACCTGGGGGCGGAGCTGTCGCTGCTGGCCTACCAGGCATTCGCCACGGCCTAGGCATGTTCCTGGGAGTAGACCCTTCCTTCCCCGGCCGTCCCTCCAGTTACGCCTTGCTGGACCAGCGGCCCCGCTTGCTGGAGCTGGGGAGGACGGACGACGTGCCGGCACTGGTGGAGCGCACCCGCCCTGTAGCAGTGGCAGTGGACGCCCCCCTCTTCCTGCCGCGAGGATGGGGTTGCCTGGACTGGCCCTGCAGCTGCGGCCGCTGCACGGCACCGCCCACAGCCCGACGGCAGGCCGAGCTGGCCCTGGCGCCCCTGGGACTCTTCTGGACCACTAAGCGCGGTATCCTGAGGCCCCTGGTGGAGTGGGCCGTGGCCCTGCGCAAGGAGCTGGAGTCCCGTGGGTGGACGGTCTTGGAGGCCTATCCCCATGCCGCCAGGGTGAGGCTACTGGGCAGGCCGCCAGCGGCCAAGGCCACCCGTCAGGGACGGTCCTGGACGCAGGCTGGCCTGGCGCGACTGGTGGAGGGCCTGCCCGACCCTGGAGAGTCGCTGCTGGGCCATGACGCGCTGGATGCCCTGCTGGCCGCCTACACTGCCTACCTGTGGTGGCTGGGCCGCGCCGAGTCCCTGGGCGATCCCGAGGAGGGCGTCATAGTAGTGCCAGCCGTTGCTGGGCAGAAGCCCCTATGCTAGCATTTGAGTGGGTCGGGGCGTAGCGCAGCCTGGTAGCGCACCACAATGGGGTTGTGGAGGTCGCCGGTTCAAATCCGGCCGCCCCGACCAGATTCCTTGCGACACCCCCAGCGTCAAAGCATTCCCGATGGCGTCTCCGTTTCCCGCACCAGCAGACGCGGTTGACGCCCCTTGCGGCGCCTCAATATTCTTATGGTGCCCATAGCTAAGTACCGTCGAGAGGAAGGGTAAGCATGGTCGAGAAGGTGCAGGCACCCATAGAGGCCCTCCTCAGGGAAGGCAGGACCTTCCCGCCGCCGGAGGGGTTCCGCCAGCGGGCCAACATCAATGACCCGGGCGTGTACGAGGAGGCGGAGCGGGACCCGCAGGCCTTCTGGGCCCGCTGGGCCGAGCAGCTCCACTGGTTCCAGAAGTGGCAACGGGTGCTGGAATGGAACCCGCCCTGGGCCAAGTGGTTCGTGGGCGGCAGGACCAACCTGGCCTACAACTGTCTGGACCGCCATCTGGCAGGCGCACGCAAGAACAAGGCAGCCATCGTCTGGGAAGGGGAGCCAGGGGAAGTCCGCATCCTCACCTACTGGGAGCTGTACCGACAGGTCTGCAAGTTCGCCAACGTCCTCAAGTCCCTGGGGATCAGGAAGGGCGACCGCGTCACCATATACATGCCCCTCGTGCCCGAGGCAGCGATAGCCATGCTGGCCTGCGCCCGCATCGGTGCCGTCCACAGCGTCGTCTTCGGCGGCTTCTCGTCGGAGGCGCTGAGGGACCGCATCCAGGACGCCCAGGCCAAGGTGCTGGTAACCGCCGACGGCGGCTGGCGGAGGGGGAACATCGTCCCCCTCAAGCGCAACGCCGACGAGGCACTGCGAGAGTGCCCCACCATTGAACACGTGGTCGTTTATCATCGCGGCTGTTACGAGCAGGCGCAGGTGCCCATGACCCCGGGCCGCGACCTGTGGTGGCACGAGCTGATGGCCCAGGCGCCTCTGGAGTGCCCGGCTGAAGAGGTGGACTCCGAAGACATGCTCTACATCCTCTACACCTCCGGCACCACAGGCAAGCCCAAGGGGGTGGTCCACACCACCGGCGGCTACATGGTGGGCATCTACGCCACCACCAAGTGGGTGTTCGACCTCAAGGACGAAGACACATACTGGTGCACCGCCGACATCGGCTGGGTGACGGGCCACAGTTACGTGGTCTACGGCCCTCTGCTCTGCGGCGCCACCACCCTCATGTACGAGGGCTCCCCCGATTGGCCGGAGCGGGACCGCTGGTGGGCCATCGTGGAGCGGCACGGGGTGAACATCCTCTATACCGCCCCCACAGCGATCCGCACCTTCATGCGCTGGGGAGAGGAGTGGCCCGCCCGCCATGACCTGTCGTCCCTGCGGCTTCTGGG contains:
- a CDS encoding class A beta-lactamase-related serine hydrolase, with the protein product MRVYWWLLVLAALGAAACGRGADILLFSPLQEGPQEASPTPGVEQAPVPSQRLQELSQQVQALLADYPGQVSFVALDAASGQGIAINWDEPFIAASVIKVFTMLTVLRDVEEGLYSLDDVWEDLHLLMGYSDNEANARLTNLVGLAHINELMRSLGLENSSYNLWPGVPETYGDATENYVTAHDLARALLALYRGDVFRDERTRDLALSLMSPLLEVDQLILVRYLPEGVRVAHKTGVIPPDDHYPSVLHDVGIVFPPQGEPYVVVFLSQGNADHTAAYDLGAELSLLAYQAFATA
- a CDS encoding MBL fold metallo-hydrolase, encoding MPPRRPVPKRWQKGMVEVAEGVFAYLSGSGATGLANAGLVVGDGEALAIDSLMVPSLSRAFRRAIRRLTDAPVRYLVNTHHHIDHIGGNQFFRQAAIVAHKNCREEALAAGIPVEALAQRMPRFASGFRQLQLTPPQLIYENRLVLHLGGREVHLLHFGPGHTRGDTLVYLPRERVLFAGDIVFRYVTPGPFDAHVTGWIRVLDRARQLDVQTVVPGHGPLGDRKALDEMRQYLAIVRREARKSFQEGLPAEEAARRLRLGGYYAAWAVPERLPVLVRRLYMELRGEL
- the acs gene encoding acetate--CoA ligase, producing MVEKVQAPIEALLREGRTFPPPEGFRQRANINDPGVYEEAERDPQAFWARWAEQLHWFQKWQRVLEWNPPWAKWFVGGRTNLAYNCLDRHLAGARKNKAAIVWEGEPGEVRILTYWELYRQVCKFANVLKSLGIRKGDRVTIYMPLVPEAAIAMLACARIGAVHSVVFGGFSSEALRDRIQDAQAKVLVTADGGWRRGNIVPLKRNADEALRECPTIEHVVVYHRGCYEQAQVPMTPGRDLWWHELMAQAPLECPAEEVDSEDMLYILYTSGTTGKPKGVVHTTGGYMVGIYATTKWVFDLKDEDTYWCTADIGWVTGHSYVVYGPLLCGATTLMYEGSPDWPERDRWWAIVERHGVNILYTAPTAIRTFMRWGEEWPARHDLSSLRLLGSVGEPINPEAWVWYWRNIGGGRCPVVDTWWQTETGMIMITPLPGITVCKPGSATRPFPGVAADVVDDQGNSVPAGAGGYLVLTRPWPAMMRTIYGDPDRYVQQYWSRYPGIYFTGDGAKRDEDGYFWIVGRIDDVVNVAGHRIGTMEVESALVDHPAVAEAAVIGRSDEVKGQALWAFVTVKEGTDRTPSLEQELREHVAKKIGAIARPDRIVFAAELPKTRSGKIMRRLLRDIAEGRALGDTTTLQDPAVVQTLREQYEHMEG
- the pth gene encoding aminoacyl-tRNA hydrolase gives rise to the protein MAAEKWVVVGLGNPGPEYAETRHNAGSRCLARLARRHGIELRPHRLYSLGRGSIGGAEVVLARSRVFMNESGRAVAFLLRQERLPTTRLLVVCDDLDLPLGKLRLRPRGGHGGHNGLRSVIDHLGTDDFPRLRIGIGRPVRDGHPVTDPDLVARYVLSVPTAEERPLLEQALETACDAIEVVLAEGLEAAMNRYNP
- a CDS encoding CoA-binding protein; the encoded protein is MGGLPFTAEELRARLDRAFNPRAVAVVGDKRANGFLWLTSMRTFQGPLYSVQIDPQEAAAITAMGIPNYSSLREVPGPVDYVVCAVPRQVAPRIVADCAETGVTAVALFTSGFAETEQEEGIRLQWEIGEIARRAGLLLIGPNCMGIYNPRLGVRHSAEQEVYGDGRVAFISQSGTHCINFSLVGYLHGVRCSKTVSVGNCEVLDIADYLDYFLHDPETEVIAMYVEGPRDGRRFFQVLKEAARRKPVVVWKGGVTDPGARAVYSHTASLATAPQVWRAAMRQAGAIEAETLEETIDVVKALLYTRPVTGRRMGLIAMTGGQSVVITDAFAREGLEVPLLTPSSYQRLASFFNVIGGSYRNPLDAGGTVAMGFAVDNVRRLLEVLDADENVDAIAFEVGTGFLVRRIRHDPSLLDSLAEALAAFKESSPKALVTVVHPGHAEEVSAQIRARFLERGLPVFATFGQAARALRRAIDYWRFRQEQGA
- the mfd gene encoding transcription-repair coupling factor is translated as MDLRTLLDVVVSAPSLQRAAALASSHRIHLTLGVPDAAKAATAAALFRATGRSLLLVVPRPEQAEALAEELAAWLGEGEPMLLFPDREALPYERLAPDLEAVAGRLRVLARLRHGGPALVVASARALAQRTITPQELAAASPVLRPGDLLEPEHFLRSLLAWGYSLEPVVERPGQAARRGGIVDVFPPTEQLPLRIELWGNRIESLRRFDPETQRSLGAVPEAELGPAREALFARPWPSWADELDFSPLPPEGQQRFRRELEELAQSQASQDDHFWVPFFARGTLLEHLPADALLVVDERPELMAFLRELEGQSLAARSEMEERGELPRGLPLPHQPAAEVLSALEGADRLLWLSRWASGDEGEAALRLPFAPAQGFGGQLRRLLTEAMRESRRGMRVVIVSQQAPRLSELLAEQGQPEGVEVVHGSLSGGWRLEEGDARLLLLSDREVFGTSKERRPQPRRYLTAQVFLSELSPGDYVVHTDHGIGRFRGLVRSSLDGVEREYLELEYAEGDRLLVPVDQMDRVARYLGPSDHEPRLTRLGSGEWQKTKQRVRQAVADLARELVTIYAAREVFPGHPFPPDTPWQLELEASFPYLETPDQLAAIAEVKRDMESPRPMDRLICGDVGYGKTEIALRAAFKAAMDGKQVAVLVPTTVLAQQHYETFRRRLAPFPVRVGLLSRFLSEREQREVVKALAEGSLDIVIGTHRLLQRDVRFKDLGLVIIDEEQRFGVAHKEHLKKLRREVDVLTLSATPIPRTLYMALGGVRDMSLLETPPESRLPIKTYVAQYDGRLVREAIRRELARGGQVFYVHNRVHSIGEAARRVQELVPEARIAIAHGQMDEEELALVMEEFVGGRIDVLVCTTIIESGLDIPNVNTIVIEDADRLGLAQLYQLRGRVGRGAHRAYAYLLYDPRGQLSETAKRRLQAIFEATELGAGFQIALRDLEIRGAGNLLGPEQSGHMAAVGLDLYSRLLAEAARRLRAAMRGEVPPPAKEGPEVIVDLPISGYLPESYVPDLNQRLALYQRLAEAPSPEAVDDIAQEMRDRFGPLPPPAEGLLEVARLRSLVRRAGVRSLAVEGGTLVMRMAEGRRLPPSALPQPLPRGVEAGPTSLRLDPVVLGDAWRKLLREVLEGISRAVEANGEKMGK
- a CDS encoding DUF429 domain-containing protein is translated as MFLGVDPSFPGRPSSYALLDQRPRLLELGRTDDVPALVERTRPVAVAVDAPLFLPRGWGCLDWPCSCGRCTAPPTARRQAELALAPLGLFWTTKRGILRPLVEWAVALRKELESRGWTVLEAYPHAARVRLLGRPPAAKATRQGRSWTQAGLARLVEGLPDPGESLLGHDALDALLAAYTAYLWWLGRAESLGDPEEGVIVVPAVAGQKPLC